A stretch of the Conger conger chromosome 3, fConCon1.1, whole genome shotgun sequence genome encodes the following:
- the rab3gap1 gene encoding rab3 GTPase-activating protein catalytic subunit isoform X2, giving the protein MAADSDPESEVFEITDFTTASEWERFVTRVEEVLNDWKLIGSSGGRPLEKGEYSAGTWEEKTQDINFADFKFSITHHYLKQDSAENDGKEEPEEDAVPGAMQDLLCMNNDFPPRAHCLVRWYGVREFVVISPGTNCEAIISESKCNLLLSSVSISLANTGCQVPVFVQIQQKWRRMYAGECQGPGVRTDFEMVHLRKVPSQYNHLSGLLDIFKSKIGCPLTPLPPISIAIRFTYVLQDWQQCSWPQQPPDFDALLAGEVGGVEFGKLPFGACEDPISELHLATTWPQLTEGIVVDNDVYSDLDPLQAPHWSVRVRKADNPQCLLGDFLMEFFKLCCRKETTEDILGKNSLEEEGKENSDISQALSKLTEPSTVPMSRLSVSNMVHSARKRIRRHRRVDESPLSNDVLNSILLYLFPDATERPSEASDSKATESKVDKETEDYKLYNQLKSAPSDSLTYRLALCLCMVNFYHGGVRGVAHLWQEFVLEMRYRWENNHLVYGLASGPPDLRCCLLHQKLQMLNCCIERKRSRDELRKGGAGTETGRERKVSGCENGRLGSAEGAEASFGKSWDSWSDSEDEFFECLSDTEELKEAPPDGGKTGAKLKPEGRLHPHGKLTLLNSSEPLYIPVTQEPAPMTEDLLEEQSEVLAKLGTSAEGAHLRARMQSACLLSDMESFKAANPGCSLEDFVRWYSPRDYVEEEVTDENGETVVKGDLSARMKIPGNMWVEAWETAKATPVRRQRRLFDDTKEAEKVLHYLAVQKPADLTQHLLPCVLQAAVLKMKDEESSEDIPSVRKAVQQVVSHSSKLLRHPNPDNKKLEDVINQLMEMEAVVARARSLKAKFGLGKGERGDDTEDLERFVSSLLEEPEVMVIGAGRGPAGSIIHKLFVNAQRTALLSPLDEDSGRAGTAEDRRPGAGGVPDFPPPAGREILLRTCVPRPAPYSKALPQRLFCVLMRDDFRLAGAFSSDTSFF; this is encoded by the exons ATGGCCGCTGATAGTGAT CCCGAGTCGGAGGTATTTGAGATCACCGATTTCACTACTGCATCGGAGTGGGAGAG GTTTGTGACCAGGGTGGAGGAAGTGCTGAACGATTGGAAGCTGATTGGTAGCAGTGGAGGAAGACCTTTGGAGAAG GGAGAATACTCTGCCGGCACCTGGGAGGAGAAGACTCAGGATATCAATTTTGCCGATTTCAAATTCTCAATAACGCATCATTATCTGAAGCAGGATTCAGCTGAGAATGATGGAAAGGAGGAACCTGAAGAAG aTGCTGTCCCTGGAGCCATGCAGGACCTGCTGTGTATGAATAATGACTTCCCTCCCAGAGCGCACTGCCTCGtcagatg GTACGGTGTGCGGGAGTTTGTGGTTATTTCTCCGGGGACAAACTGTGAGGCCATCATCAGTGAATCCAAGTGTAACCTGCTGCTGAGCTCcgtctccatctctctcgccAACACCGGCTG CCAGGTTCCCGTGTTCGTTCAGATCCAGCAGAAATGGCGACGGATGTACGCCGGGGAGTGCCAGGGGCCAGGCGTGCGCACCGACTTCGAGATGGTCCACCTCCGCAAAGTCCCCAGCCAGTACAACCACCTCTCAGGCCTGCTGGACATCTTCAAGTCCAAGATT GGCTGCCCTCTCACCCCACTGCCCCCCATCAGCATAGCCATCAGGTTCACATACGTCCTTCAGGATTggcagcagtgctcctggcCGCAGCAACCCCCAG ATTTCGATGCTCTCCTGGCCGGGGAGGTGGGTGGGGTGGAGTTTGGGAAACTCCCCTTTGGCGCGTGTGAAGACCCTATCAG TGAGCTACATCTGGCAACCACGTGGCCTCAGCTGACGGAAGGGATTGTCGTGGACAATGATGTGTATTC tgATTTGGACCCCCTTCAGGCTCCCCATTGGTCAGTGCGAGTAAGGAAAGCAGACAACCCACAGTGCTTATTGG GCGACTTCTTGATGGAGTTCTTTAAGCTGTGCTGTCGGAAAGAGACCACTGAGGATATTCTGGGGAAGAATTCTCTTGAAGAAGAGGGCAAAG AGAACAGTGACATCAGCCAGGCTCTGTCCAAACTGACGGAGCCCAGCACAGTGCCCATGTCCCGGCTGTCCGTGTCCAACATGGTGCACAGCGCACGCAAGCGTATCCGCCGGCACCGCCGCGTCGACGAGTCACCGCTCAGCAACGACGTGCTCAACTCCATCCTGCTG TATCTATTCCCAGATGCTACTGAGAGGCCCTCTGAAGCAAGCGACAGCAAGGCCACTGAATCCAAGGTGGACAAGGAGACGGAAGACTAC AAACTGTACAACCAGCTGAAGTCTGCACCCTCCGACAGTCTGACCTACCGCCTGGCTCTGTGCCTGTGCATGGTCAACTTCTACCATGGTGGAGTACGGGGCGTGGCACATCTGTGGCAGGAGTTTGTGCTGGAGATGCGCTACCGCTGGGAGAACAACCACCTGGTGTACGG CCTCGCCAGCGGTCCCCCAGACCTGAGGTGCTGCCTTCTTCACCAGAAGCTGCAG ATGCTCAACTGTTGCAtcgagaggaagaggagcagggaCGAATTACGGAAGGGCGGCGCGGGCACGGAGACGGGGCGGGAGAGGAAAGTGTCGGGGTGTGAAAACGGGCGCCTGGGGTCGGCGGAGGGGGCCGAGGCCTCCTTCGGGAAGTCGTGGGACTCGTGGAGCGACAGCGAGGACGAGTTCTTCGAGTGCCTGAGCGACACTGAGGAGCTGAAGGAGGCCCCGCCCGACGGGGGGAAGACCGGGGCCAAGCTGAAGCCGGAGGGCCGCCTACACCCCCACGGCAAGCTGACCCTGCTCAACTCCAGCGAGCCCCTCTACATCCCTGTCACGCAG GAGCCAGCACCCATGACCGAGGACCTGCTGGAGGAGCAGTCGGAGGTTCTGGCCAAACTGGGCACGTCGGCGGAAGGGGCCCACCTGAGGGCCCGCATGCAGAGCGCCTGTCTGCTCTCCGACATGGAGTCCTtcaag GCAGCCAATCCGGGCTGCTCGCTGGAGGACTTTGTGCGGTGGTACTCCCCGAGGGACTatgtggaggaggaggtgaccGACGAAAACGGTGAGACCGTAGTCAAGGGCGACCTGAGTGCCAGGATGAAGATACCGGGGAACATGTGGGTGGAGGCCTGGGAGACCGCCAAAGCCACGCCCGTGCGTCGCCAACGCAGGCTTTTCGATGACACTAAGGAGGCGGAGaag GTGCTGCACTACCTAGCGGTACAGAAGCCAGCCGACCTGACCCAACACCTGCTGCCCTGCGTGTTGCAGGCTGCCGTTCTCAAAATGAAAGACGAGG AGTCGTCCGAGGACATTCCTTCTGTGCGCAAAGCGGTCCAGCAAGTTGTCTCCCACTCCAGTAAACTCCTGCGtcaccccaaccctgacaaCAAAAAGCTGGAG GACGTTATTAACCAGCTCATGGAGATGGAGGCTGTGGTGGCCCGTGCCCGCTCGCTGAAGGCCAAGTTTGGGCTCGGGAAGGGCGAGAGGGGGGATGATACGGAGGACCTGGAGAG gtTTGTCAGCTCCCTCCTAGAAGAGCCAGAGGTGATGGTGATTGGTGCTGGTCGTGGGCCTGCTGGCAGCATCATCCACAAGTTATTTGTCAACGCTCAGAGG ACCGCCCTGCTGTCACCGCTGGATGAGGATTCGGGGAGGGCAGGCACGGCCGAGGACAGGAGGCCCGGGGCGGGCGGGGTGCCGGACTTCCCTCCCCCCGCGGGGCGGGAGATCCTGCTGCGCACCTGTGTGCCACGCCCGGCCCCCTACTCCAAGGCCCTCCCCCAGCGGCTGTTCTGCGTGCTCATGAGAGACGACTTCAGACTGGCCGGGGCCTTCTCCTCCGACACCTCCTTCTTCTGA
- the rab3gap1 gene encoding rab3 GTPase-activating protein catalytic subunit isoform X1 — protein sequence MAADSDPESEVFEITDFTTASEWERFVTRVEEVLNDWKLIGSSGGRPLEKGEYSAGTWEEKTQDINFADFKFSITHHYLKQDSAENDGKEEPEEDAVPGAMQDLLCMNNDFPPRAHCLVRWYGVREFVVISPGTNCEAIISESKCNLLLSSVSISLANTGCQVPVFVQIQQKWRRMYAGECQGPGVRTDFEMVHLRKVPSQYNHLSGLLDIFKSKIGCPLTPLPPISIAIRFTYVLQDWQQCSWPQQPPDFDALLAGEVGGVEFGKLPFGACEDPISELHLATTWPQLTEGIVVDNDVYSDLDPLQAPHWSVRVRKADNPQCLLGDFLMEFFKLCCRKETTEDILGKNSLEEEGKENSDISQALSKLTEPSTVPMSRLSVSNMVHSARKRIRRHRRVDESPLSNDVLNSILLYLFPDATERPSEASDSKATESKVDKETEDYKLYNQLKSAPSDSLTYRLALCLCMVNFYHGGVRGVAHLWQEFVLEMRYRWENNHLVYGLASGPPDLRCCLLHQKLQMLNCCIERKRSRDELRKGGAGTETGRERKVSGCENGRLGSAEGAEASFGKSWDSWSDSEDEFFECLSDTEELKEAPPDGGKTGAKLKPEGRLHPHGKLTLLNSSEPLYIPVTQEPAPMTEDLLEEQSEVLAKLGTSAEGAHLRARMQSACLLSDMESFKAANPGCSLEDFVRWYSPRDYVEEEVTDENGETVVKGDLSARMKIPGNMWVEAWETAKATPVRRQRRLFDDTKEAEKVLHYLAVQKPADLTQHLLPCVLQAAVLKMKDEESSEDIPSVRKAVQQVVSHSSKLLRHPNPDNKKLEDVINQLMEMEAVVARARSLKAKFGLGKGERGDDTEDLERFVSSLLEEPEVMVIGAGRGPAGSIIHKLFVNAQRLADSTDETALLSPLDEDSGRAGTAEDRRPGAGGVPDFPPPAGREILLRTCVPRPAPYSKALPQRLFCVLMRDDFRLAGAFSSDTSFF from the exons ATGGCCGCTGATAGTGAT CCCGAGTCGGAGGTATTTGAGATCACCGATTTCACTACTGCATCGGAGTGGGAGAG GTTTGTGACCAGGGTGGAGGAAGTGCTGAACGATTGGAAGCTGATTGGTAGCAGTGGAGGAAGACCTTTGGAGAAG GGAGAATACTCTGCCGGCACCTGGGAGGAGAAGACTCAGGATATCAATTTTGCCGATTTCAAATTCTCAATAACGCATCATTATCTGAAGCAGGATTCAGCTGAGAATGATGGAAAGGAGGAACCTGAAGAAG aTGCTGTCCCTGGAGCCATGCAGGACCTGCTGTGTATGAATAATGACTTCCCTCCCAGAGCGCACTGCCTCGtcagatg GTACGGTGTGCGGGAGTTTGTGGTTATTTCTCCGGGGACAAACTGTGAGGCCATCATCAGTGAATCCAAGTGTAACCTGCTGCTGAGCTCcgtctccatctctctcgccAACACCGGCTG CCAGGTTCCCGTGTTCGTTCAGATCCAGCAGAAATGGCGACGGATGTACGCCGGGGAGTGCCAGGGGCCAGGCGTGCGCACCGACTTCGAGATGGTCCACCTCCGCAAAGTCCCCAGCCAGTACAACCACCTCTCAGGCCTGCTGGACATCTTCAAGTCCAAGATT GGCTGCCCTCTCACCCCACTGCCCCCCATCAGCATAGCCATCAGGTTCACATACGTCCTTCAGGATTggcagcagtgctcctggcCGCAGCAACCCCCAG ATTTCGATGCTCTCCTGGCCGGGGAGGTGGGTGGGGTGGAGTTTGGGAAACTCCCCTTTGGCGCGTGTGAAGACCCTATCAG TGAGCTACATCTGGCAACCACGTGGCCTCAGCTGACGGAAGGGATTGTCGTGGACAATGATGTGTATTC tgATTTGGACCCCCTTCAGGCTCCCCATTGGTCAGTGCGAGTAAGGAAAGCAGACAACCCACAGTGCTTATTGG GCGACTTCTTGATGGAGTTCTTTAAGCTGTGCTGTCGGAAAGAGACCACTGAGGATATTCTGGGGAAGAATTCTCTTGAAGAAGAGGGCAAAG AGAACAGTGACATCAGCCAGGCTCTGTCCAAACTGACGGAGCCCAGCACAGTGCCCATGTCCCGGCTGTCCGTGTCCAACATGGTGCACAGCGCACGCAAGCGTATCCGCCGGCACCGCCGCGTCGACGAGTCACCGCTCAGCAACGACGTGCTCAACTCCATCCTGCTG TATCTATTCCCAGATGCTACTGAGAGGCCCTCTGAAGCAAGCGACAGCAAGGCCACTGAATCCAAGGTGGACAAGGAGACGGAAGACTAC AAACTGTACAACCAGCTGAAGTCTGCACCCTCCGACAGTCTGACCTACCGCCTGGCTCTGTGCCTGTGCATGGTCAACTTCTACCATGGTGGAGTACGGGGCGTGGCACATCTGTGGCAGGAGTTTGTGCTGGAGATGCGCTACCGCTGGGAGAACAACCACCTGGTGTACGG CCTCGCCAGCGGTCCCCCAGACCTGAGGTGCTGCCTTCTTCACCAGAAGCTGCAG ATGCTCAACTGTTGCAtcgagaggaagaggagcagggaCGAATTACGGAAGGGCGGCGCGGGCACGGAGACGGGGCGGGAGAGGAAAGTGTCGGGGTGTGAAAACGGGCGCCTGGGGTCGGCGGAGGGGGCCGAGGCCTCCTTCGGGAAGTCGTGGGACTCGTGGAGCGACAGCGAGGACGAGTTCTTCGAGTGCCTGAGCGACACTGAGGAGCTGAAGGAGGCCCCGCCCGACGGGGGGAAGACCGGGGCCAAGCTGAAGCCGGAGGGCCGCCTACACCCCCACGGCAAGCTGACCCTGCTCAACTCCAGCGAGCCCCTCTACATCCCTGTCACGCAG GAGCCAGCACCCATGACCGAGGACCTGCTGGAGGAGCAGTCGGAGGTTCTGGCCAAACTGGGCACGTCGGCGGAAGGGGCCCACCTGAGGGCCCGCATGCAGAGCGCCTGTCTGCTCTCCGACATGGAGTCCTtcaag GCAGCCAATCCGGGCTGCTCGCTGGAGGACTTTGTGCGGTGGTACTCCCCGAGGGACTatgtggaggaggaggtgaccGACGAAAACGGTGAGACCGTAGTCAAGGGCGACCTGAGTGCCAGGATGAAGATACCGGGGAACATGTGGGTGGAGGCCTGGGAGACCGCCAAAGCCACGCCCGTGCGTCGCCAACGCAGGCTTTTCGATGACACTAAGGAGGCGGAGaag GTGCTGCACTACCTAGCGGTACAGAAGCCAGCCGACCTGACCCAACACCTGCTGCCCTGCGTGTTGCAGGCTGCCGTTCTCAAAATGAAAGACGAGG AGTCGTCCGAGGACATTCCTTCTGTGCGCAAAGCGGTCCAGCAAGTTGTCTCCCACTCCAGTAAACTCCTGCGtcaccccaaccctgacaaCAAAAAGCTGGAG GACGTTATTAACCAGCTCATGGAGATGGAGGCTGTGGTGGCCCGTGCCCGCTCGCTGAAGGCCAAGTTTGGGCTCGGGAAGGGCGAGAGGGGGGATGATACGGAGGACCTGGAGAG gtTTGTCAGCTCCCTCCTAGAAGAGCCAGAGGTGATGGTGATTGGTGCTGGTCGTGGGCCTGCTGGCAGCATCATCCACAAGTTATTTGTCAACGCTCAGAGG TTGGCTGACTCCACTGATGAG ACCGCCCTGCTGTCACCGCTGGATGAGGATTCGGGGAGGGCAGGCACGGCCGAGGACAGGAGGCCCGGGGCGGGCGGGGTGCCGGACTTCCCTCCCCCCGCGGGGCGGGAGATCCTGCTGCGCACCTGTGTGCCACGCCCGGCCCCCTACTCCAAGGCCCTCCCCCAGCGGCTGTTCTGCGTGCTCATGAGAGACGACTTCAGACTGGCCGGGGCCTTCTCCTCCGACACCTCCTTCTTCTGA